The DNA sequence CTCCTCGCGGCTCAGCTGGTCGAGGTCCTCGCCAGCCCGATCGGAGCCGGTCGGCCCGTCGGGCCCGGAGCACCGCGGGCAGTCGACCCAGCCGCTTCCTCCACACTCCGGGCAAGCCTGGAACTGAGTCTCCCCACCGGGCCCGGTGGTTTTCTTCTCGCCGGCTCCCTCGCACTCATCGCACGCAATTTGCCTGTGTCCGCTACACTTCGGGCAATGCCGCATTGTGCTGGTAGGTCGTCAGCAGTTCGAATCTGATCGAAAGGTCTTTGGCGGCGTGCTCGAATGCCCGGGCTACCCGCCGGTACTGGTAGGCCCAGTGACTACGAGTCCAGTGACCACGAGCCTGGTAAATAGAACTGGTAAATAGAAGAGGCCCTGAGCGCGAAAAGTTCGCTTTCCTCTTTCCCGAGAGGAGGTCTTCACCCTACCACGTGACCCAATGTCTCATGTGGCTTGGCGCTTGAAGTGGCTTGGCGCTTGAAGTGGCCTGGCGCTTGAAGTGGCCTGGCGCTTGGAGGAAGGAAGTGGAGACACAGGGCCGGGCGCCAAGCCCGGAGAGCAGAGGCAGAAAGAATTTCGGAGCCCTGCTACAGGTCCTTCAGTGCCGTCTCCAGCTCCTCATCGACGACGTGCGTGTAGATCATGGTCGTGGATAGGTCCGAGTGGCCGAGTGCTTTCTGCACGAGCCGGATCTTTCCAGCCGGAGTAGCCAGACAAGAAGAAACTATCTGCAAGGTACACCAGGACCCGACTCACGCAAAAACCCGACTCACGCAAAAAAAAGCACCCGCGCCGGCGGAGGGCCGCCGATCGCGGGTGGTTGCATGGGACAGCAACGCTGACGTGCACGACAACCTGAGGATGAGGTTTCTTCAGCTTATGCTCTTGGTAGGAGAGCTCTCGGCAGGAGAAAAGTACTAACAAGACGCGAAGGAGCGTGTCTTTTCTACCATCATAGCCCGCAGAGGCTCAAGAAGCTGAAGCCAGAGAGATCTATTCCTTCGAGTTTTAGGCTGTGGAAGCCTCAATGAAGGTCGAATGCGCCAGTAGACGGAGGCTCGTGCCGATAACCCCTCTCGATCCGGTAAATTGAAGGTAACGTGCCATAGACTGACCCTCTATTTTCCAAAAGAGCATAGTTTTTGTGGTTAATGGTCAATGCTAGCAGACGATAACCCGGTTAGGAGAGTATATTCCACCGCGTTATCTCTTCTTCTCCAGAACAAAACACCATTGACCTATGGGCCAGCAACAGCTTTTACTTCTCGTTCTCGCGACTGTCATCGTCGGCTTAGCTACTGTGGCCGGGATTCAGGCCTTCAGTGAAGGTCAGGCGCAGGCCTCTCAGGACGCACTTGTGCAGCGAGGCACTGGGATCGCGTCTGATCTCTTAGGAGCCCACGATAAGCCATCGCAGCTGGGTGGAATTACTCTCGCCAGTGATGGCAGTCCGGGCACCTGGGCCAATGCAATTGGCCAGCCCTCAGCTACCATCGATGCGCCCGGTGCAGGAGACGGCGGAGAGTGCACCATAGAAGCTGGGACAGGTGAGTCTGGGTCCTTCGATCTCAGCTCCGTCGATGCCACCGTCGATTGTGAAAACAATGGTGGTGCAAATGTAGTGGTCGGAATAGATGCGGACGCCTCAGGTGATCGAATCGAGACTGCCATCGTCTCCTCCGCAAGCGTTTAGTGCTGCTTCCAGCGTTTGAGACCTGAGCATTTCAGTCTTCATGCCTGAGCAAGCTACAGGCTGAAAGGGCGGCTCCGTTCGGAGCCGCCCTTTTTCTTTGCTGTGAATGTCTGCCCAGCCAGTTGCTTGCCCAGTTAGGCGCAGAAGAAAAATCTGCCAAGTGAGAATGTGTATGCTAGCGCACCAAGATGGCCCCTCTGCAGGCCGAGAGTTACACCAGGGCGCACGAGCTATGAGTAATCCAGATCCAGACAGAGCTTCAGAGATTGGTTTCAAATGGCTCAGTTGGGAGAACGCTGATGGGGGAGACTTCCTCCTGGTGCTGATCTGCGCGTATATCGCTCTCGTCCCTGCGCTTTCTTTCGTTCCATCCCTGGAGCCGTACAACGAAAAGCGAGCGCTCCAGATTGGGGTTCTTCTTGCTGCGGCAGCTGGCGTGCTAAGAGTCGGGTCGGTGCGCGGCCGATGGCTGGAAACGTTCAAAAGCCTTCCTTTGACTGCCCGGTGGGGACTGGGGGGAGTGCTCGGCTTGGGGATCTTATCTTCTGTGTTGGCGCCAGCCCCGTTCTATGCCTTTCTCGAGGTGGGGCACTTCTTTCTCCTTTTCGTGGTGGCGGGAATCGTAGCATCTGAGGTCCGCCGTGCTCCTGGCCGGGTGCAACAAATTTTGCTTGGTACCGTGGTCTCGGGCGGAGCGCTCTACACTGTATACTTCGGGACGGGATATTTCTCACATCTTGCAGTTTCTGGCGTCAAGCTTTGGCCAAACGGAGGCACGAACTACGTAAATATACGGATCTTCAATCACTACCAGACGGTAACGCTTCCGCTTTTTACGGGTGTTTTTCTGCTTATCTCTAAACGCCGATGGATCGGCAAAGGGTTGGCCTTCATGCTGATCGCGCTGTGGTGGGCGTTGATACTCGCCTCCGAAGTTCGTGGTACTGTCATCGCGGTAGGCATCGGTGCCGCCGGTGTTGGTCTCTTTTTCAGGCGCCAAGCGAAAACCTGGATTGCGGTCCAGTCTGCAGGCCTTCTCACCGGACTTGGCCTGTACTACCTCCTTTTCACCGCTGACGCGGCTCCTCCAGTCACAGGTAGGCTCGCAGACCCAGATCAGTACTCCGGCCGCCTCCAGCTCTGGCGCGTGTGCCTGGAGATGGCATGGATAAATCCCGTCTTTGGAATCGGCCCGATGCATTTTGCCTGGGCGCCGTACCCATATGTCGAACTTGCCAGCCCACATAGCGCGCTCATGCAGTGGCTGGCAGAGTGGGGACTTCCCTCCACTCTTGCCACGGTTTGGCTTGCAGTTTGGGGCCTGTGGCGGTGGATCAGGCAAGAGGCAAGCCAGAGCGCTGTGGAGACTTCTGAGGCCGTGAGGGCGTCCTTAGTTGCATCTGTCCTCGCGGGAGCGGCCCACTCCATGGTGAGTGGACTCATTGTTGCCCCGCTAAGCCAGATGCTTCTTGCACTTGTCGGGG is a window from the Salinibacter pepae genome containing:
- a CDS encoding O-antigen ligase family protein, with the protein product MSNPDPDRASEIGFKWLSWENADGGDFLLVLICAYIALVPALSFVPSLEPYNEKRALQIGVLLAAAAGVLRVGSVRGRWLETFKSLPLTARWGLGGVLGLGILSSVLAPAPFYAFLEVGHFFLLFVVAGIVASEVRRAPGRVQQILLGTVVSGGALYTVYFGTGYFSHLAVSGVKLWPNGGTNYVNIRIFNHYQTVTLPLFTGVFLLISKRRWIGKGLAFMLIALWWALILASEVRGTVIAVGIGAAGVGLFFRRQAKTWIAVQSAGLLTGLGLYYLLFTADAAPPVTGRLADPDQYSGRLQLWRVCLEMAWINPVFGIGPMHFAWAPYPYVELASPHSALMQWLAEWGLPSTLATVWLAVWGLWRWIRQEASQSAVETSEAVRASLVASVLAGAAHSMVSGLIVAPLSQMLLALVGGWAWGRYRPTEHADQRTGKGSAIKPHFLLSALLVGSIVLVGSSFKDLATIEERRSAYPTYQERFSPRYWNPGHIGLQELDV